The proteins below are encoded in one region of Megalops cyprinoides isolate fMegCyp1 chromosome 14, fMegCyp1.pri, whole genome shotgun sequence:
- the ube3a gene encoding ubiquitin-protein ligase E3A isoform X2, whose translation MKRAAAKHLIERYYHQLTEGCGNEACTNEFCASCPGFCRMDNNAAAVKALELYKINAKLCDPHPSKKGTSSAYLENSAKGHHQNSACSDRRLDRRELQAVRDDFRDVNYLTEEKVYEILDMCAAKEDYSPLIRVIGRVFSSSEGLVQSFRRAKQHTKEELKSLQEKDEDKDEDEKEKAACSATAMEDDSEASSSQGDNNVQKLGPDEVSVDIEAVRRVYDKLLANEKVEAAFLNALVYLSPNVECDLTYHNVYSRDPNYLNLFIIVMENSNLHSPEYLEIALPLFCKAMSKLPLPALAKLARLWSQYSAEQIRRMTETFQQLITYKVISNEFNSRNLVNDDDAVVAATKCLKVVYYANVLGGDLDTEHNEEEDEEPVPESSELTLQELLGEERRNKKGPRVDPLETELGIKTTDCRRPLIPFEEFVNEPLNDVLEMDKDYTFFKVETENKFSFMTCPFILNAVTKNLGLYYDNRIRMYSERRITVLYSLVQGQQLNPYLRLKVRRDHIIDDALVRLEMIAMENPADLKKQLYVEFEGEQGVDEGGVSKEFFQLVVEEIFNPDIGMFTYDETTKLFWFNPSSFETEGQFTLIGIVLGLAIYNNCILDVHFPMVVYRKLMGKKGTFRDLADSHPVLYQSLKELLEYEGSVEEDMMITFQISHTDLFGNPLMYDLKENGDKIPVTNENRKEFVAQYAEYMLNRSVEKQFKAFRRGFHMVTNESPLKYLFRPEEIELLICGSRNLDFQALEETTEYDGGYNRDSRIIKDFWETVHSFGEEQKRLFLQFTTGTDRAPVGGLGKLKMIIAKNGPDTDRLPTSHTCFNVLLLPEYCSKEKLRERLLKAITYAKGFGML comes from the exons AT GAAGCGAGCCGCTGCTAAGCATTTGATAGAACGCTACTACCACCAGTTAACAGAGGGCTGCGGAAATGAGGCCTGCACCAACGAGTTCTGCGCCTCCTGCCCCGGCTTCTGCCGCATGGACAACAATGCAGCCGCCGTGAAGGCCCTGGAGCTGTACAAGATCAACGCCAAGCTCTGCGACCCCCACCCTTCCAAGAAGGGGACCAGCTCCGCCTACCTGGAGAACAGTGCCAAAGGGCATCACCAGAACTCCGCCTGCAGCGACAGGAGGCTGGACCGCCGGGAGCTGCAGGCCGTGAGGGACGACTTCAGAG ATGTGAATTACCTGACAGAGGAGAAGGTGTATGAGATCCTGGACATGTGCGCGGCGAAGGAGGATTACTCTCCCCTGATCCGCGTCATCGGCCGGGTCTTCTCCAGCTCCGAGGGCCTGGTGCAGAGCTTCCGCAGGGCCAAGCAGCACACCAAGGAGGAGCTCAAGTCCCTGCAGGAGAAGGATGAGGACAAGGACGAGGACGAGAAGGAGAAGGCCGCCTGCTCCGCCACCGCCATGGAGGACGACTCGGAGGCGTCCTCCTCGCAGGGCGACAACAACGTCCAAAAGCTGGGCCCCGACGAGGTGTCGGTGGACATCGAGGCGGTCAGGAGGGTCTACGACAAGCTGCTGGCCAATGAGAAGGTGGAGGCGGCCTTCCTCAACGCGCTGGTGTACCTGTCGCCCAACGTGGAGTGCGACCTGACGTACCACAACGTGTACTCCCGGGACCCCAACTATCTGAACTTGTTCATCATCGTGATGGAGAACAGCAACCTCCACAGCCCCGAGTACCTGGAGATCGCCCTGCCACTCTTCTGCAAGGCCATGAGCAAGCTGCCCCTGCCGGCGTTGGCCAAGCTGGCGCGGCTCTGGTCCCAGTACAGCGCCGAGCAGATCCGCCGCATGACCGAGACCTTCCAGCAGCTCATCACCTACAAGGTGATCAGCAACGAGTTCAACAGCCGCAACCTGGTCAACGACGACGACGCCGTGGTGGCGGCCACCAAGTGCTTGAAAGTGGTCTACTATGCAAACGTCCTGGGCGGGGACCTGGACACGGAGCAcaatgaggaggaggacgaggagccCGTCCCGGAGTCCAGCGAGCTGacgctgcaggagctgctggggGAGGAGCGCCGGAACAAGAAGGGGCCCCGCGTCGACCCCCTGGAGACGGAGCTGGGCATCAAGACCACCGACTGCCGGCGGCCGCTCATCCCCTTCGAGGAGTTCGTCAACGAGCCGCTCAACGACGTGCTGGAGATGGACAAGGACTACACCTTCTTCAAGGTGGAGACGGAGAACAAGTTCTCCTTCATGACCTGCCCCTTCATCCTCAACGCCGTCACCAAGAACCTGGGCCTCTACTACGACAACCGGATCCGGATGTACAGCGAGAGGCGCATCACCGTGCTCTACAGCCTGGTGCAGGGCCAGCAGCTCAACCCCTACCTGCGGCTGAAGGTGCGCAGAGACCACATCATCGACGACGCACTGGTCAGG ctggagatgATAGCCATGGAGAATCCTGCAGACTTGAAGAAGCAGCTGTATGTGGAGTTCGAGGGAGAGCAAGGAGTGGATGAAGGAGGAGTTTCCAAAGAGTTCTTTCAGCTTGTAGTAGAAGAGATCTTCAACCCTGATATTG GTATGTTCACGTACGATGAAACCACAAAGCTTTTCTGGTTCAACCCGTCGTCGTTCGAGACGGAGGGTCAGTTCACTCTGATCGGCATCGTCCTGGGTCTCGCCATTTACAACAACTGCATCCTGGACGTGCACTTCCCCATGGTGGTCTACCGGAAACTAATGGGCAAGAAAGGAACGTTCCGCGACCTTGCAGATTCCCATCCG GTTCTGTACCAGAGCCTTAAGGAGCTGCTGGAGTACGAGGGCAGTGTGGAGGAGGACATGATGATCACCTTCCAGATATCACACACCGACCTCTTCGGAAACCCGCTCATGTATGACCTCAAGGAGAACGGAGACAAAATACCCGTCACCAACGAGAACAGAAAG GAGTTTGTGGCCCAGTACGCCGAGTACATGCTGAACAGAAGCGTGGAGAAGCAGTTCAAGGCGTTCAGGAGAGGCTTCCACATGGTGACCAACGAGTCgcctctgaaatatttattccGCCCCGAGGAAATCGAGCTGCTTATCTGCGGAAGTAGG AACCTAGACTTCCAAGCGCTTGAAGAAACGACAGAATACGATGGAGGCTACAACAGAGACTCCCGCATCATCAA GGACTTCTGGGAAACGGTGCACTCATTTGGGGAGGAGCAGAAGAGGCTATTCCTGCAGTTCaccacaggcacagacagggctCCTGTAGGAGGGCTGGGCAAGCTGAAGATGATCATCGCCAAGAACGGTCCCGACACAGACAG GCTGCCCACGTCCCACACCTGCTTCAACGTCCTGCTGCTCCCGGAGTACTGCAGCAAGGAGAAGCTGAGGGAGCGGCTGCTGAAGGCCATCACCTACGCCAAGGGCTTCGGCATGCTGTGA
- the ube3a gene encoding ubiquitin-protein ligase E3A isoform X1 — translation MNSDEKQDCECAPPQAESNPAEGYDRSLEESDIENPEASRMKRAAAKHLIERYYHQLTEGCGNEACTNEFCASCPGFCRMDNNAAAVKALELYKINAKLCDPHPSKKGTSSAYLENSAKGHHQNSACSDRRLDRRELQAVRDDFRDVNYLTEEKVYEILDMCAAKEDYSPLIRVIGRVFSSSEGLVQSFRRAKQHTKEELKSLQEKDEDKDEDEKEKAACSATAMEDDSEASSSQGDNNVQKLGPDEVSVDIEAVRRVYDKLLANEKVEAAFLNALVYLSPNVECDLTYHNVYSRDPNYLNLFIIVMENSNLHSPEYLEIALPLFCKAMSKLPLPALAKLARLWSQYSAEQIRRMTETFQQLITYKVISNEFNSRNLVNDDDAVVAATKCLKVVYYANVLGGDLDTEHNEEEDEEPVPESSELTLQELLGEERRNKKGPRVDPLETELGIKTTDCRRPLIPFEEFVNEPLNDVLEMDKDYTFFKVETENKFSFMTCPFILNAVTKNLGLYYDNRIRMYSERRITVLYSLVQGQQLNPYLRLKVRRDHIIDDALVRLEMIAMENPADLKKQLYVEFEGEQGVDEGGVSKEFFQLVVEEIFNPDIGMFTYDETTKLFWFNPSSFETEGQFTLIGIVLGLAIYNNCILDVHFPMVVYRKLMGKKGTFRDLADSHPVLYQSLKELLEYEGSVEEDMMITFQISHTDLFGNPLMYDLKENGDKIPVTNENRKEFVAQYAEYMLNRSVEKQFKAFRRGFHMVTNESPLKYLFRPEEIELLICGSRNLDFQALEETTEYDGGYNRDSRIIKDFWETVHSFGEEQKRLFLQFTTGTDRAPVGGLGKLKMIIAKNGPDTDRLPTSHTCFNVLLLPEYCSKEKLRERLLKAITYAKGFGML, via the exons ATGAATTCCGACGAGAAGCAGGACTGTGAGTGTGCGCCACCACAGGCCGAGTCTAACCCAGCAGAAGGATACGACAG ATCACTAGAGGAGTCTGACATAGAAAACCCTGAAGCAAGCCGAAT GAAGCGAGCCGCTGCTAAGCATTTGATAGAACGCTACTACCACCAGTTAACAGAGGGCTGCGGAAATGAGGCCTGCACCAACGAGTTCTGCGCCTCCTGCCCCGGCTTCTGCCGCATGGACAACAATGCAGCCGCCGTGAAGGCCCTGGAGCTGTACAAGATCAACGCCAAGCTCTGCGACCCCCACCCTTCCAAGAAGGGGACCAGCTCCGCCTACCTGGAGAACAGTGCCAAAGGGCATCACCAGAACTCCGCCTGCAGCGACAGGAGGCTGGACCGCCGGGAGCTGCAGGCCGTGAGGGACGACTTCAGAG ATGTGAATTACCTGACAGAGGAGAAGGTGTATGAGATCCTGGACATGTGCGCGGCGAAGGAGGATTACTCTCCCCTGATCCGCGTCATCGGCCGGGTCTTCTCCAGCTCCGAGGGCCTGGTGCAGAGCTTCCGCAGGGCCAAGCAGCACACCAAGGAGGAGCTCAAGTCCCTGCAGGAGAAGGATGAGGACAAGGACGAGGACGAGAAGGAGAAGGCCGCCTGCTCCGCCACCGCCATGGAGGACGACTCGGAGGCGTCCTCCTCGCAGGGCGACAACAACGTCCAAAAGCTGGGCCCCGACGAGGTGTCGGTGGACATCGAGGCGGTCAGGAGGGTCTACGACAAGCTGCTGGCCAATGAGAAGGTGGAGGCGGCCTTCCTCAACGCGCTGGTGTACCTGTCGCCCAACGTGGAGTGCGACCTGACGTACCACAACGTGTACTCCCGGGACCCCAACTATCTGAACTTGTTCATCATCGTGATGGAGAACAGCAACCTCCACAGCCCCGAGTACCTGGAGATCGCCCTGCCACTCTTCTGCAAGGCCATGAGCAAGCTGCCCCTGCCGGCGTTGGCCAAGCTGGCGCGGCTCTGGTCCCAGTACAGCGCCGAGCAGATCCGCCGCATGACCGAGACCTTCCAGCAGCTCATCACCTACAAGGTGATCAGCAACGAGTTCAACAGCCGCAACCTGGTCAACGACGACGACGCCGTGGTGGCGGCCACCAAGTGCTTGAAAGTGGTCTACTATGCAAACGTCCTGGGCGGGGACCTGGACACGGAGCAcaatgaggaggaggacgaggagccCGTCCCGGAGTCCAGCGAGCTGacgctgcaggagctgctggggGAGGAGCGCCGGAACAAGAAGGGGCCCCGCGTCGACCCCCTGGAGACGGAGCTGGGCATCAAGACCACCGACTGCCGGCGGCCGCTCATCCCCTTCGAGGAGTTCGTCAACGAGCCGCTCAACGACGTGCTGGAGATGGACAAGGACTACACCTTCTTCAAGGTGGAGACGGAGAACAAGTTCTCCTTCATGACCTGCCCCTTCATCCTCAACGCCGTCACCAAGAACCTGGGCCTCTACTACGACAACCGGATCCGGATGTACAGCGAGAGGCGCATCACCGTGCTCTACAGCCTGGTGCAGGGCCAGCAGCTCAACCCCTACCTGCGGCTGAAGGTGCGCAGAGACCACATCATCGACGACGCACTGGTCAGG ctggagatgATAGCCATGGAGAATCCTGCAGACTTGAAGAAGCAGCTGTATGTGGAGTTCGAGGGAGAGCAAGGAGTGGATGAAGGAGGAGTTTCCAAAGAGTTCTTTCAGCTTGTAGTAGAAGAGATCTTCAACCCTGATATTG GTATGTTCACGTACGATGAAACCACAAAGCTTTTCTGGTTCAACCCGTCGTCGTTCGAGACGGAGGGTCAGTTCACTCTGATCGGCATCGTCCTGGGTCTCGCCATTTACAACAACTGCATCCTGGACGTGCACTTCCCCATGGTGGTCTACCGGAAACTAATGGGCAAGAAAGGAACGTTCCGCGACCTTGCAGATTCCCATCCG GTTCTGTACCAGAGCCTTAAGGAGCTGCTGGAGTACGAGGGCAGTGTGGAGGAGGACATGATGATCACCTTCCAGATATCACACACCGACCTCTTCGGAAACCCGCTCATGTATGACCTCAAGGAGAACGGAGACAAAATACCCGTCACCAACGAGAACAGAAAG GAGTTTGTGGCCCAGTACGCCGAGTACATGCTGAACAGAAGCGTGGAGAAGCAGTTCAAGGCGTTCAGGAGAGGCTTCCACATGGTGACCAACGAGTCgcctctgaaatatttattccGCCCCGAGGAAATCGAGCTGCTTATCTGCGGAAGTAGG AACCTAGACTTCCAAGCGCTTGAAGAAACGACAGAATACGATGGAGGCTACAACAGAGACTCCCGCATCATCAA GGACTTCTGGGAAACGGTGCACTCATTTGGGGAGGAGCAGAAGAGGCTATTCCTGCAGTTCaccacaggcacagacagggctCCTGTAGGAGGGCTGGGCAAGCTGAAGATGATCATCGCCAAGAACGGTCCCGACACAGACAG GCTGCCCACGTCCCACACCTGCTTCAACGTCCTGCTGCTCCCGGAGTACTGCAGCAAGGAGAAGCTGAGGGAGCGGCTGCTGAAGGCCATCACCTACGCCAAGGGCTTCGGCATGCTGTGA